The following are encoded in a window of Sutcliffiella horikoshii genomic DNA:
- a CDS encoding argininosuccinate synthase, giving the protein MKKEKVVLAYSGGLDTSVSVKWLQEKYGYDVIALGLDVGEGKDLESIKQKALDVGAIKAIMVDAKEMLAKDYIVPALKSNAMYEGKYPLSSALSRPLISKLLVQVAEEEGAVAVAHGCTGKGNDQVRFEVSIQALNPNLKVIAPVREWGMTRDEEIEYAVKHNIPIPVNLENPFSIDANIWGRACEAGVLENPWNEAPEAAFDWTNPIELTPDQPEYVEISFEKGVPVALNDKQMGLVDLIEELNLVGGKHGVGRIDHIENRLVGIKSREVYENPAALILIQAHKELEFLTLPREVSQFKSTIDEQMAKVIYEGLWYSPLVNALGAFIEETQKNVTGKIRVKLQKGNHTVVGRQSLYSLYNEELATYSKGDMFDHNAAVGFIKLWGLPTKVYAEIHNKQKVTL; this is encoded by the coding sequence GTTACAAGAGAAATATGGCTATGATGTGATAGCGCTTGGTCTTGATGTTGGAGAGGGCAAAGATTTGGAATCGATTAAACAAAAGGCTCTCGATGTCGGTGCAATTAAAGCTATTATGGTTGATGCAAAAGAGATGCTTGCCAAAGATTATATTGTACCTGCACTAAAATCAAATGCGATGTATGAGGGGAAATACCCTCTATCATCCGCATTGTCTCGTCCGCTTATTTCAAAGCTGCTTGTACAAGTAGCAGAGGAAGAGGGAGCGGTAGCGGTGGCACATGGTTGCACCGGGAAAGGGAACGATCAAGTTCGTTTTGAAGTTTCCATTCAAGCACTAAATCCTAATTTGAAAGTCATTGCACCTGTTCGTGAGTGGGGGATGACAAGAGACGAGGAAATTGAATACGCAGTTAAGCATAACATCCCAATCCCGGTTAATTTGGAAAATCCATTTTCCATCGATGCAAATATTTGGGGCAGAGCATGTGAAGCAGGGGTGCTGGAAAATCCATGGAATGAAGCACCAGAAGCTGCTTTTGATTGGACTAACCCGATTGAACTGACACCAGATCAACCGGAATACGTTGAAATAAGTTTTGAAAAGGGTGTACCGGTAGCACTAAATGATAAGCAAATGGGCCTGGTTGATTTAATCGAAGAACTAAATCTGGTTGGGGGAAAACATGGGGTTGGAAGAATCGATCATATCGAAAACCGCTTGGTCGGAATCAAATCAAGAGAAGTATACGAAAACCCTGCAGCTCTTATTCTTATTCAAGCACATAAGGAACTGGAGTTTTTGACACTTCCAAGAGAAGTTAGCCAGTTTAAATCTACCATTGATGAGCAAATGGCGAAAGTCATCTATGAAGGACTGTGGTACTCTCCATTAGTGAACGCACTAGGAGCATTTATTGAAGAGACACAGAAAAATGTAACAGGGAAAATTCGCGTGAAACTACAAAAAGGCAATCATACTGTAGTAGGACGCCAATCGCTATACAGCCTTTACAATGAAGAGCTTGCAACCTATTCCAAAGGGGATATGTTTGATCATAATGCAGCAGTAGGGTTCATCAAACTCTGGGGACTTCCTACAAAAGTATACGCAGAAATCCACAACAAACAAAAAGTGACACTTTAA